GCTTTCAAAGCTGCAAAAGAAATTTATATTGATATGGGCAAAGCAGATGAAGTCTTTAAACTCATGCCCCAGCAAAGCCTGACATCTTCTTTTCAGGATTCAACCACCTATAATTCGGCATTCAGCTATTTTAAAAAGGGTAAATATGCCGAAACCATTACTAACATGGAAAAATACCTACAGAAATTCCCCAACGGATATTTCTCGGTAAATGCACATTATTATCTGGCTGTCAGCGCTTTGTCATTATCCCGTAAAGAGACTGCCCTCGAACATTTTGAAGAGGTCATTATGAAAAGCCCGAATGAATTTGTGGAAAAATCTTTAAAAAACGCAGCAGAAATAAGATTTTCCATGATGAACTGGGAAAAAGCCCTTCAATATTATATTCAACTGGAAGAAATTGCCATCATTCGCGACAATACCCTGCTGGCACTTGCCGGTCAGATCAGGTGTCATTATAAACTGGGTGAATATCAGCAGGTAATTCTCAAAGCACAGAAAATGCTGGGTATTTCTTATGCCTCAGCAGAAAACAAAACTGAAGCCAATTATTATATCGGGAAAGCCCAGCTTGAACTGAAAAATTACGACCTCGCCCTAAATTCTTTCAAACAGGTAATAGATGCCAATCGCGGAGACCTTGGCGCTGAATCAAAATACCTGACTGCCTATATTTATTTTCTCAAGGAAAACTACGACCAGACCATAGATGAAATTCTTGAGCTTAAAGACAAATTTGCCAATAATGATTATTATGTAGCCAAAGGATTTATTTTACTGGCTGATGTAATGGTCAAAACGGGGGACTTGTTTCAGGCAAAAGCCACACTTCAGAGCATCATCGACAATTATCAGGGAGAAGAACTTAAAAAAGTAGCAGAAGAAAAACTGCTTGAAATTGAGGGACTTGAAAAGAATCTTGAAAATTCACAAAATGGAAATAACAATGAATAAGAAAAGCAATATTATGAAACCGGTATATATCATCTGCATTTTTGCTTCATTAATGCTTTCGTTCAGCCTGCAGGCTCAGCAAACCGATACCAGTAACAAAGCTTTTAGCGAAACCGTTGATGTAGTCAGGCCATACCAGCCAAAAATCACAGATGCTGTCAAACTGGATGTGGTGCCTTCCGGTGAAAAGCTGGAAATTCAAAAGCCGCAGATTACTTACACTGCCAAGGCAAAACAATTTCAGGTACAAACCACCAATACCAACAAACTTCCGGCAATTAATTTCACCAAATCACCACGTAAAGATTTCGATCACTTTTTTATCAAGGCAGGTGCCGGTAATTACATGAATATCCTTTTTGATGCCAACTATAATTCCACCATGCTGCCCGATCGTTCACTCTCGGTCAGGCTGCTGAATCAAAGTGGGAAATCTACCTTCAAATACAGCAATTATGGTGAGCAGCTTGCCGATATTACCGGAAGAATGGAATTTGGAAACAAATCGCTGTCCGGAAATATATTTGTGAAGAACAACAGATACCACTTTTTTGGCTACTCCCCTGCCGATAGTGTAAATGCTGATACCATCGATCCGCTGAAAATCAGGCAAAATTTTCTGGTTGAAGGATTTAAAGCCTCCTTTAACAATGAACTAACCCCCAAAGAAAAAATCCGTTACTGGACAAGCCTTGATGTTTACAACCTGAACGATTTTTACAAGAAAAATGAGTTGGGACTTGGTTTCTATGGCAAGATAGAACAGTATTTCAGCGACAATCCTATCCGTTTCGAAGCTTTGATACACCATTACCTGCACTATAATGCGAATACTCCCAATTCGCACCGTACTTATTTCAATGTGCAGGCTGAATATATTTTTATCCGCGATAACTGGCGTGCTGAAATAGGTTTTGCCGCCCCAACGGAATCAGACACACTTGTTGCCAAGACACATTTCTATCCGAAAATTCTGCTCGAAGCCAGTCTGGTTGAAAGCTATTTCAACATCTTTGGCGGATTGACAGGCAACCTGACTGAAAATACTTATTTTTCAATTGCAGAAGAAA
The nucleotide sequence above comes from Sphingobacteriales bacterium. Encoded proteins:
- a CDS encoding TonB-dependent receptor, which encodes MNKKSNIMKPVYIICIFASLMLSFSLQAQQTDTSNKAFSETVDVVRPYQPKITDAVKLDVVPSGEKLEIQKPQITYTAKAKQFQVQTTNTNKLPAINFTKSPRKDFDHFFIKAGAGNYMNILFDANYNSTMLPDRSLSVRLLNQSGKSTFKYSNYGEQLADITGRMEFGNKSLSGNIFVKNNRYHFFGYSPADSVNADTIDPLKIRQNFLVEGFKASFNNELTPKEKIRYWTSLDVYNLNDFYKKNELGLGFYGKIEQYFSDNPIRFEALIHHYLHYNANTPNSHRTYFNVQAEYIFIRDNWRAEIGFAAPTESDTLVAKTHFYPKILLEASLVESYFNIFGGLTGNLTENTYFSIAEENPYTVPYYELRNSNNKFEIFAGAKGSISSKFRYLFRFSYHNLENVLLFVNDTISANNFLPVYDSSNTNLTKIHFEATFNPISNLSFFASFNYNQYDQNPPEPKPWHIPAFESKFSAQYCIQKKIYFNLDYFFFSKRYAKNWDDLTNPIELKPINDLNLGISYKFSDRWAIFFQFNNLLNDKYSYWNNYELRGFHFLAGGKVNF